A region of Leishmania panamensis strain MHOM/PA/94/PSC-1 chromosome 33 sequence DNA encodes the following proteins:
- a CDS encoding hypothetical protein (TriTrypDB/GeneDB-style sysID: LpmP.33.2130), producing MPDKLTARQYIQVRCLLISSHAITFAFSFSMLVVTLMQRHLYLKSARIEANADKDVLTTNWFMVTSGAVGLVQPSLFFCIHVAYPLVRQRQWAVQEDRLQRSAEMEQQQQQQPPPHACASHAESRGDQRALVDFVRTSALTAHDSHMHPPLSRIHIEAEGTPLGKAGATTEAATAAAAVTPASDSSLPVLGLELPQVGLRLSLKASLSSPPLAPLLPPPPQGAHSGSPPPQKLPMTLRGNGVTATYSATAQHCSLQSTMEAEADLSKTALPLSLSPSVNTQAPVEAVMEPMAIVVPPVRHLPGNCPLFCDCSAPSRAETDGVVLPRDRRDGATAAGCAGGGKRIRVVSDPAPPLFSDVTRAIVKAPGDVTTSELGGEAIRRSSRRLPNAVTHGALAMPGDVDGSTPAAAMAAPQSGTACQLNVSLAKGATSPLTARARFSVRALTPPLSSVGPSDTGDPTSIQQACPDIFSATPSTRSAVQAPTVGPTAAVPRAALVRDRYIAVLSSEEVQPPKGPTEEASQHGKCHPGFSGDNPQRSFASVFLRTLPWFIPTPVAAKVPSPQSHPARRTAASQLSTSVRPLPPALLHMYFKYDTTFHLLLAAYYIFAAVGILLMYFFGMLCVVRRGLHGLTSVLLMVGVQGNVLMNQNMKLSVKAAFSKTAMYTNTEAVHKVSHSLSTASQYERLKRFNTLQPTIYSPDVRYTRIFLILLALSVVAGLVSLCVVVFNCGTGVLVSVGYASLSQREQAAREAQAMLEASVFCSYPESAPELHSLHPPVRASSPLFPSTDTEAPLPAAPMAVAPSRERLMHTFEGLHAPSAALLPPLWVVMAEMSSSGGGLVAPPVSMTR from the coding sequence ATGCCCGACAAGCTGACCGCTCGCCAGTACATCCAGGTGCGATGCCTGCTCATTTCTTCACATGCTATTAccttcgctttctcctttAGCATGCTCGTCGTCACCTTgatgcagcgccacctctaCCTGAAGAGTGCTCGTATCGAGGCCAACGCGGACAAGGACGTGCTCACGACCAACTGGTTTATGGTTaccagcggcgccgtcggACTCGTGCAGCCATCGCTTTTTTTCTGCATTCATGTTGCTTACCCCCTTGTccgtcagcggcagtgggcTGTGCAGGAGGATCGCCTGCAACGCAGCGCGGAGAtggagcaacaacaacaacaacagccgccgccgcacgctTGCGCCTCACACGCGGAATCTCGTGGGGACCAGAGAGCTCTGGTTGATTTCGTGCGCACCTCCGCTCTAACCGCCCACGATTCGCACATGCATCCCCCGCTAAGCAGGATACATATCGAAGCAGAGGGAACGCCACTGGGCAAAGCAGGTGCTACCACAGaggctgctactgctgctgcggccgtcACGCCTGCGTCcgactcctccctccctgtgCTAGGGCTAGAGCTCCCACAGGTGGGTTTGCGCCTGTCACTAAAGGCGTCGTTGTCCTCGCCGCCCTTGGCACcgctactgccgccgccgccgcaaggTGCCCACTCAggctctccaccaccgcaaAAGTTGCCGATGACGCTGAGGGGAAATGGTGTGACGGCGACCTACAGCGCCACAGCCCAGCATTGCTCGCTTCAGTCCACTAtggaggccgaggcggaTTTGAGCAAAACAGCGctgccactctctctctcgccaaGTGTCAATACACAGGCGCCGGTGGAGGCAGTCATGGAGCCCATGGCCATCGTGGTGCCGCCCGTGCGTCACCTCCCAGGCAACTGCCCGCTCTTCTGCGATTGTAGCGCTCCTTCTCGCGCTGAGACTGACGGGGTTGTCTTACCTCGTGACAGGCGCGATGGCGCGACGGCCGCAGgctgtgctggcggcggtaAACGCATCCGTGTTGTGTCTGACCCGGCCCCCCCGCTCTTCTCGGACGTGACCCGCGCGATCGTGAAGGCGCCGGGTGACGTTACCACATCTGAACTCGGCGGCGAAGCAATAAGGCGTTCGAGTCGACGGTTGCCAAACGCGGTAACACACGGCGCGTTGGCCATGCCGGGTGACGTTGATGGTAgcacccctgctgctgccatggCAGCCCCACAAAGTGGTACAGCATGCCAGCTCAATGTCTCTCTGGCCAAGGGAGCAACCAGCCCACTGACTGCGCGTGCTAGGTTCTCTGTAAGGgcgctgacgccgccgctTAGCTCGGTAGGTCCCAGTGACACTGGTGACCCCACCAGTATCCAGCAGGCCTGCCCAGACATTTTCTCCGCCACACCGTCAACGCGCTCAGCGGTGCAGGCTCCTACTGTGGGtcccacggcggcggtgccgcgtgCTGCTTTGGTGCGAGACCGATACATTGCGGTGCTATCgagtgaggaggtgcagccgcCAAAGGGGCCTACCGAGGAAGCATCGCAGCACGGTAAGTGTCACCCCGGCTTCTCAGGCGACAATCCACAGCGCAGCTTCGCATCGGTATTTCTGCGCACGCTGCCATGGTTTATTCCCACCCCCGTCGCGGCGAAGGTGCCGTCGCCGCAAAGCCATCCAGCGAGGCGGACAGCCGCCTCACAGCTGAGCACTTCCGTGCGGCCCTTGCCGCCCGCACTGCTTCACATGTACTTCAAGTACGACACAACATTCCACTTGCTGCTTGCTGCCTACTACATATTCGCAGCTGTCGGGATTCTTCTCATGTATTTCTTTGGCATGCTATGTGTGGTTCGTAGAGGCTTGCATGGGTTGACCAGTGTCTTGCTAATGGTGGGCGTGCAGGGCAACGTCCTCATGAATCAAAACATGAAGCTTTCTGTCAAAGCTGCCTTCTCCAAGACGGCGATGTATACCAACACCGAGGCAGTGCACAAGGTGAGCCACTCTCTTAGCACAGCATCGCAGTACGAGCGGCTCAAGAGGTTCAATACGCTGCAGCCGACAATATACAGTCCTGACGTACGGTACACGAGGATCTTCCTCATACTTCTGGCCCTGTCTGTTGTTGCCGGCCTGGTATCGCTCTGCGTTGTGGTCTTCAACTGCGGAACAGGTGTACTGGTGAGCGTTGGCTACGCGTCTCTTTCGCAACGGGAGCAGGCAGCACGGGAAGCACAGGCGATGCTGGAGGCCAGCGTTTTTTGCTCATACCCTGAGAGCGCACCAGAGTTGCACTCGTTGCACCCACCGGTGAGGGCTTCGTCCCCGCTATTTCCTTCGACTGACACTGAAGCCCCGttaccagcagcgccgatggCCGTGGCACCGTCTCGCGAACGGCTGATGCACACGTTCGAGGGCCTGCACGCGCCGTCAGCTGCACTATTGCCACCTTTGTGGGTTGTCATGGCGGAGATGtccagcagtggcggtggtttggtggcgccgccggtgaGCATGACGaggtga
- a CDS encoding hypothetical protein (TriTrypDB/GeneDB-style sysID: LpmP.33.2140): MHVRQSSVVARNHGIDVQEFGQLYLVVQQAGNSSVAQSFDLLQLKQRLVTSLHSTGKPPTLDRVTVEWLQSTLRDFCRYWSTGATLRQAVDHYYFENSNTAEFDSAEGSRASASANTTFAPLLYTQRAFLAASITLQSFPVAALVAELISFEATVHTLHVIAEAGLAEWVARETTVLAVLVEILRLLAGAEFCSQLQALQWIKWILSTLSLCCKDAVDAATIAPHVTPLGADNPGVSRRPQRLQSSGSSSYRSLPLSDYWETDVIRGSGLVDDEAENQLRNMQNLQQASCVKSASLRPKFSSSHPSPHLVNSVPFADAMPAGSPLSFAQSEAGGAAASALAPILPCSAPEEHESLRARLVSLGFLPTLQEISKNALAHCASLSDCQAGSPAADTLASLLPIIGTFYRCFAERYPEELQGLDVLGTLTSMLNTCAADAATVEAASRALVKLTYVDEYLAEMQAGTAVITAAAHALRSQLSRSQADTSQESSIELLVSRLCGVIARVAENNPEQQEYLVSAPMVDLLETLSIRYVTVSDSAGVELDQFAASLPLPPIPVLQAVVWVLGIASMSPRCPLQLVRSVTQPLVHLLEILRRKPNMQLTAVYVLMCLSNLSYFFGAFEYAERARSEDERGVASDWLSSLYSSLGLQLAHYLFEDNVEATVEATRILGNISYTNAGRDWMEANHCDEVIVLFLGHEDLRVVYNCYGVLLNLTAASPCRIVQEPELLHMMLSYTSRYTDQDRVEAVTTLEEVRLRQQLQQRQCDGDVQELMSEARSHATQIADVVEKLLLNVNGVLTASTI; encoded by the coding sequence ATGCACGTGAGACAGTCGTCTGTGGTAGCTCGAAATCACGGCATCGATGTCCAGGAGTTCGGGCAGCTCTACCTTGTGGTGCAGCAAGCAGGCAATTCAAGTGTTGCACAGTCATTTGATCTTCTTCAGTTGAAGCAGCGCCTGGTGACATCACTACACTCAACGGGAAAGCCGCCCACGCTTGACAGGGTAACCGTAGAGTGGCTGCAGTCGACACTGCGGGACTTCTGCAGGTATTGGTCCACTGGCGCTACGCTGCGACAGGCCGTGGACCACTACTATTTCGAGAACTCTAACACAGCAGAGTTCGACAGTGCGGAGGGCTCTCGTGCATCAGCCTCGGCGAACACCACCTTTGCGCCACTATTGTACACGCAAAGGGCCTTCCttgccgcctccatcacGCTGCAGAGCTTCCCGGTCGCAGCACTCGTGGCAGAGCTCATTTCGTTTGAGGCAACGGTACACACGCTGCACGTCATTGCGGAAGCGGGTCTCGCCGAGTGGGTGGCACGAGAGACTACTGTTCTAGCGGTACTTGTCGAAATTCTCCGGCTGCTGGCGGGGGCTGAATTCTGTTctcagctgcaggcgctgcagtggaTCAAGTGGATCTTGAGCACACTTTCCCTTTGCTGCAAAGacgccgtcgacgccgccaccatcgcgCCTCATGTTACTCCTCTGGGAGCTGACAATCCGGGCGTGTCTCGTCgcccgcagcggctgcagagcaGTGGGTCATCATCATACAGGagtcttcctctttccgACTACTGGGAGACAGACGTGATTCGCGGCAGCGGGCTTGTAGATGACGAAGCTGAGAACCAGCTGCGTAACATGCAGAATCTGCAGCAGGCATCCTGTGTGAAGTCCGCTTCTCTTCGGCCCAagttttcctcctctcacccctctccgcATCTTGTCAACAGCGTGCCCTTTGCTGACGCCATGCCCGCAGGCTCACCGCTGAGCTTTGCTCAAAGTGAGGCCGGCGGGGCTGCTGCCTCAGCGCTGGCACCCATCCTGCCCTGCAGTGCACCAGAGGAGCATGAGAGCCTTCGTGCCCGTCTTGTGTCTCTTGGGTTTCTCCCTACTCTACAGGAGATCAGCAAGAATGCGTTGGCGCACTGTGCATCTTTGAGCGACTGTCAGGCAGGTTCTCCGGCAGCGGACACCCTTGCATCTCTGCTCCCTATCATTGGGACCTTTTATCGATGCTTTGCTGAGCGCTAtccggaggagctgcagggaCTCGACGTTTTAGGGACTCTTACGAGCATGCTAAACACCTGTGCGGCAGACGCGGCAACAGTCGAGGCGGCCTCTCGCGCTTTAGTGAAGCTCACCTATGTCGATGAGTACTTAGCAGAGATGCAGGCAGGCACTGCCGTGAttacagctgctgcgcacgcgctgaGGTCACAGTTGTCCCGTTCGCAAGCAGACACCTCGCAAGAGTCGTCGATAGAGCTGCTCGTCTCCCGCCTGTGTGGTGTGATTGCCCGTGTTGCAGAGAACAACccagagcagcaggagtACCTGGTGTCTGCTCCCATGGTCGACCTCTTGGAGACACTGTCGATTCGTTATGTCACCGTCTCCGACTCTGCAGGTGTCGAGCTAGACCAGTTCGCTGCGtcgttgccgttgccgccaaTACCAGTGCTGCAGGCTGTAGTCTGGGTGCTCGGAATTGCATCCATGTCACCTCGGTGCCCCTTGCAGCTCGTGCGGTCTGTGACGCAGCCACTGGTGCACCTCTTGGAGATACTGAGGAGAAAACCGAACATGCAGCTGACAGCTGTGTATGTGCTCATGTGCCTCAGCAATCTGTCCTACTTTTTCGGGGCCTTTGAGTATGCAGAACGGGCCCGCAGTGAGGATGAACGTGGGGTTGCGTCCGACtggctctcctccctctacAGCTCTCTCGGGTTACAGCTGGCGCACTACCTGTTTGAGGACAATGTCGAGGCCACTGTGGAGGCCACTCGCATCCTTGGTAACATTAGCTACACCAACGCCGGACGCGACTGGATGGAGGCGAACCACTGCGACGAGGTGATTGTGCTCTTCCTTGGGCATGAGGATCTGCGTGTCGTGTACAACTGCTACGGCGTGCTGCTGAACTTGacggcagcatcgccgtGCCGCATTGTGCAAGAGCCGGAACTGCTGCACATGATGCTCTCCTACACGTCGCGGTACACAGATCAAGACAGAGTCGAGGCGGTGACCACTCTTGAGGAGGTACGGCTGCGTCAGCAGCTACAGCAAAGGCAATGCGATGGGGATGTGCAGGAACTCATGTCGGAGGCGAGAAGCCACGCCACACAGATCGCCGATGTTGTGGAGAAGCTTCTCCTCAACGTAAACGGTGTGCTTACCGCGTCGACCATATAG
- a CDS encoding calpain protease-like protein (TriTrypDB/GeneDB-style sysID: LpmP.33.2120): MPFASSAEASMWMQNAVRLDTDQKYVEAEECYTKAILLFRQALTDPNMADTERYELMNYMSDVAKRIQRLRTLISTARETCDAAYGSVRSPEPNVSPANSRGSHVPSNQANIQALPHGFGAAATALGARNPRSKDISSTPAGIDNSLEMLDTIRLSQTDPFQASGSSRPTTSPVSGRRTLSVSSNSPFPPALPGKPPAGSGDVPDGGKPGDSSAAPPACTTPTLPACSQRFLGVAAHFAPRTSEMVYKAIEIAIQLSRQGELKRAVDVLQHAYTRGSHERNNPGNFKEIAETLKLMRQKYYAKHPPRFLQDNPILPSEMELLHKSGITSTILLPLWDDVQEGYGAENIFMPCEGVWEDAFTPKLCQKQINSGAVLMHFSGYQQRGLDYTIVREADPLHIQQSVVGDCSLVCSLMICASYQKRFPKAKIISNVIYPQDPDGNPILNPKGKYCVKMLINGITRIVTVDDRLPVRPQSRRFLCTSSTDPSELWVSIMEKAFVKVCGGSYNFPGSVSYADLYKLSGWLPDSTAFDKPEFDREFQWLRLYQNFKAGALLFTVSTPEEMPTANQALGLAAGHAYAVLDMQEVDKERVMLLRNPWGKQEWNGKYGRRDTSETSVAVRAAFGLKREIEDMGVFCIAYDDVVRCFDNCSLSWNPYMLFRTPEGRPVRPVRIACHGTFDYTLSTALSPQLHIGVVDAPKRTRMHLILSRHITDVSEFGRQYQKDDATTPYLALKVYDVTDYPSVAQHLGGKCSLEMCYCRRLASNSDFKHSIEPLNDVIYRASSARTFSFDCPAGSSNLVVVVSRTSSKARQPFNFTITLHTELEQMRLPRLQGNYDSGAECSNSLLANANADAGNPHAGVYMHMIPTSSLKFTTRLSGNWVKGKTCGGRTDATTYVFNPQYRLHLDQPSHVSLRLAVTECETPCSIQMIKPMSSNKYEETSSGGTTNGKLVDFDGRVGNGAKAGELVLESTRYAFGGAVLDSALPFCVCYDRYRTLGKLQWRETKKVLVNVTGPNRKPESFIVYDVTDTDTVAVLLLNAIKKGYAASPRGAHFAVNGKQIMLEASIASLFQLASCLGDASLASGGDGATTAKSVTVVLALDGKAVSIESASSSPATKLKEVMSDIVADVLKCSSQFSSYVPRLTHLSRQVNSMLTEASDADVRAYILELAAYLGDYVKRCASAVRSVQTPQTLLPLLPAGNYTVIPSLWEKGMPGNFELTVETTQPHKMSAIPKEGHNMQETLLRGALRPVAVWLSSSLMQPKTVLSRTDPFFESSRVQVLCPARSVFMSRLFVLMDVVDAEAKGQPAKAPATNLSLFRVHNTSSMELVCASDEYSHGGVSTPPVELEAKTSYLLVVSAKESATEKFLLRIYTSGTCTAHLVN; encoded by the coding sequence ATGCCgttcgcctcctctgctgagGCGTCCATGTGGATGCAGAACGCCGTGCGCCTCGACACGGACCAAAAAtacgtggaggcggaggaatGCTACACGAAGGCGATTCTTTTATTTCGGCAGGCCCTCACGGACCCAAACATGGCCGACACCGAGCGGTATGAGCTCATGAACTACATGAGCGATGTGGCAAAGCGCATACAGCGACTGCGCACGCTGATTTCCACTGCCCGGGAGACTTGCGATGCAGCATACGGGAGCGTGCGCTCGCCTGAACCTAATGTTTCCCCGGCCAACTCGCGGGGAAGCCATGTGCCGTCTAACCAGGCAAACATTCAGGCGCTTCCTCATGGcttcggcgccgccgcgacggctTTAGGCGCGCGGAACCCACGGAGTAAGGATATCAGCAGCACGCCGGCAGGCATCGACAACAGCTTGGAAATGCTGGACACAATTCGCCTCAGCCAGACCGATCCATTTCAGGCTAGTGGTTCTAGCCGGCCCACCACGTCGCCTGTGTCAGGCAGGCGCACGTTGTCGGTATCTTCGAATTCTCCATTCCCACCAGCGTTGCCAGGTAAGCCACCTGCTGGCAGTGGTGACGTGCCCGACGGTGGCAAGCCAGGCGACAGCtccgcggcaccgccggcgtGCACGACACCAACGCTACCTGCTTGCTCGCAACGATTTCTTGGTGTTGCTGCCCACTTTGCCCCTCGTACGTCCGAGATGGTCTACAAGGCGATTGAGATTGCGATCCAACTTAGTCGGCAAGGGGAGCTCAAGCGGGCGGtggatgtgctgcagcacgcctACACGCGGGGCAGCCATGAGCGCAACAACCCTGGCAACTTCAAGGAGATTGCCGAGACACTGAAGCTGATGCGTCAGAAGTACTACGCAAAGCACCCGCCGCGATTCCTGCAGGACAACCCGATTCTGCCGAGTGAGATGGAGCTTCTGCACAAGAGCGGCATCACGAGCACGATCCTGCTCCCGCTCTGGGACGATGTGCAGGAGGGCTACGGAGCTGAGAATATCTTCATGCCCTGCGAGGGTGTTTGGGAGGACGCTTTCACCCCAAAACTATGTCAGAAGCAAATCAACTCTGGCGCCGTCCTCATGCACTTTTCCGGATACCAGCAGAGGGGGCTCGACTACACCATTGTGCGCGAGGCAGATCCACTGCACATTCAGCAGAGCGTCGTTGGAGACTGCTCGCTCGTCTGCAGTCTCATGATCTGCGCCAGTTATCAGAAGCGCTTCCCCAAAGCGAAGATCATTAGCAACGTCATCTACCCTCAAGACCCGGATGGTAACCCGATCTTGAACCCGAAGGGTAAGTATTGTGTGAAGATGCTCATCAACGGTATCACTCGCATCGTCACAGTAGACGATCGCCTGCCAGTGAGACCACAGTCGAGGCGCTTCCtctgcacgagcagcacggATCCGAGCGAGCTGTGGGTGTCTATTATGGAAAAGGCGTTCGTCAAGgtgtgcggcggcagctacAACTTCCCCGGCAGCGTCAGCTACGCCGATCTGTACAAGTTAAGTGGGTGGTTACCAGACTCGACGGCGTTTGACAAGCCCGAGTTTGACCGTGAGTTTCAGTGGCTACGGCTTTATCAAAACTTCAAGGCCGGCGCTCTGCTCTTCACCGTCAGCACCCCTGAGGAGATGCCGACAGCGAATCAGGCGCTTGGGCTCGCCGCAGGGCATGCATACGCGGTGCTGGACATGCAGGAGGTGGACAAGGAGCGCGtcatgctgctgcgcaacccGTGGGGGAAGCAGGAGTGGAACGGTAAGTACGGTCGCCGTGACACTAGCGAGACAAGCGTCGCCGTCCGCGCTGCCTTTGGTCTGAAGCGAGAAATAGAGGACATGGGTGTCTTCTGCATCGCCTACGATGACGTGGTGCGCTGCTTCGATAACTGCAGTCTGAGCTGGAACCCATACATGCTGTTCCGCACCCCTGAGGGTCGGCCGGTCCGACCTGTGCGCATTGCGTGCCACGGCACCTTCGACTACACACTCAgcacggcgctgtcgccgcagctgcacattGGTGTCGTCGACGCGCCAAAGCGGACGCGCATGCACCTGATCTTATCTCGCCACATCACCGACGTCTCGGAGTTTGGCCGGCAGTACCAGAAGGACGATGCCACGACACCGTACCTGGCATTGAAGGTGTACGACGTGACCGACTACCCCTCTGtagcgcagcacctcggtgGCAAGTGCTCGCTGGAGATGtgctactgccgccgcctcgcctccaACTCGGACTTTAAGCATAGCATTGAACCTCTCAACGACGTCATCTACCGTGCCTCGTCTGCGCGCACCTTTAGTTTTGACTGTCCTGCCGGCTCGAGCAacctggtggtggtggtatcGCGGACTTCCTCCAAGGCGCGGCAGCCTTTCAACTTCACGATTACCCTGCACACAGAGCTGGAGCAgatgcggctgccgcggctgcaaGGCAACTACGACAGCGGAGCTGAGTGCAGTAACTCCCTCCTGGCAAACGCCAACGCCGACGCCGGGAACCCGCACGCTGGTGTGTACATGCACATGATACCGACCTCCTCGCTCAAGTTCACGACGCGACTGTCGGGGAATTGGGTGAAGGGCAAGACATGCGGCGGCCGCACCGATGCCACCACGTACGTCTTCAACCCCCAATACCGTCTCCATTTAGATCAGCCCTCGCACGTGTCACTGAGGCTGGCTGTGACCGAGTGCGAGACGCCGTGCTCGATTCAGATGATCAAGCCAATGTCATCCAACAAATACGAAGAgaccagcagcggtgggacTACCAATGGTAAGCTGGTTGACTTCGACGGTCGCGTCGGCAACGGCGCCAAGGCGGGTGAGCTTGTCCTTGAGAGCACCCGCTACGCTTTTGGTGGGGCCGTTCTAGACAGCGCACTACCGTTCTGCGTGTGCTACGACCGCTACCGCACCCTGGGCAAGCTGCAGTGGAGGGAGACGAAGAAGGTGCTGGTAAACGTGACCGGCCCGAACCGGAAGCCGGAGTCGTTCATCGTGTATGACGTGACGGATACCGACACCGTGGCAGTACTTCTCCTGAATGCCATCAAGAAGGGTTATGCTGCCTCTCCTCGTGGCGCGCACTTTGCCGTGAACGGGAAGCAGATCATGCTAGAGGCCAGCATCGCGTCGCTCTTCCAGCTTGCGTCTTGCCTCGGAGATGCATCCCTCGCCTCTGGCGGGGATGGCGCGACAACCGCGAAATCTGTTACAGTAGTCCTCGCACTGGACGGCAAGGCAGTCTCGATTGAGTCTGCGTCAAGCTCCCCTGCGACGAAACTGAAGGAAGTCATGAGCGACATTGTTGCTGATGTGCTTAAGTGCTCGTCGCAGTTCAGTAGTTACGTACCACGTCTGACACACCTTTCCAGGCAGGTAAACAGTATGCTGACAGAGGCTAGCGACGCGGACGTGCGAGCTTACATTCTCGAGCTCGCTGCTTACCTTGGTGACTACGTGAAACGGTGCGCCAGTGCGGTGCGATCTGTGCAGACGCCGCAGACGCTGCTTCCGCTTCTTCCTGCCGGCAATTACACGGTCATTCCATCGTTGTGGGAGAAGGGCATGCCTGGCAACTTTGAGCTGACAGTGGAGaccacacagccacacaaaATGTCAGCGATTCCGAAAGAGGGACACAATATGCAAGAGACATTGCTGCGCGGCGCACTACGCCCCGTCGCGGTGTGGCTGAGCAGCTCGCTGATGCAGCCAAAGACAGTGCTCAGCAGGACAGATCCGTTCTTTGAGAGCAGCagggtgcaggtgctgtgcCCTGCCCGCTCCGTCTTCATGAGTCGTCTCTTTGTCCTCATGGACGTGGTGGATGCAGAGGCGAAGGGGCAGCCTGCCAAGGCCCCTGCGACAAACCTCAGCCTTTTCCGTGTGCACAACACGTCGTCGATGGAGTTGGTGTGTGCCTCCGACGAGTACTCCCACGGGGGCGTGTCGACCCCACCTGTAGAGCTCGAGGCGAAGACGTCGTATTTGCTCGTGGTGAGCGCGAAGGAAAGCGCGACTGAAAAGTTTCTGCTGCGCATCTACACCAGCGGCACTTGCACCGCGCATCTGGTGAACTGA